The following coding sequences lie in one Apium graveolens cultivar Ventura chromosome 1, ASM990537v1, whole genome shotgun sequence genomic window:
- the LOC141721343 gene encoding delta-1-pyrroline-5-carboxylate synthase-like, whose translation MAPYDTLFSQLDVTSSQLLVTDNDFKNANFRVQLGQTVNSLLALRIIPIFNENDAISTRKAPYEVLLIRLAGTRSRMAHYHMFLAVVFLGLRRSYQALIMNFTDLLIQLF comes from the exons ATGGCACCCTATGACACATTATTTAGCCAG TTGGATGTAACATCATCTCAACTCTTGGTCACTGATAATGATTTCAAGAATGCAAACTTTAGAGTACAGCTTGGTCAGACAGTAAACTCTTTATTAGCTTTGAGGATCATTCCCATTTTTAATGAAAATGATGCAATCAGTACTAGAAAAGCTCCATACGAG GTTCTGCTTATTCGGCTTGCAG GAACAAGGTCAAGAATGGCACACTATCACATGTTTTTAGCAGTCGTTTTCTTAGGTTTACGCCGGAGTTATCAAGCTTTGATAATGAATTTTACTGATCTGCTGATTCAACTATTTTGA